ttaataaacgtaaacataaaatccctgtcaatttggtctttacatagacgggtaattgtattttcatggaaggcaagcggtcttctcatgggtgggtatggggggtttacatgagggtcagggcaacgggcgtgtagatcttcgctcccatcgcatctcacccttccctctgacacggtgccctgagcgaagatatGTTATTTGGgtatcatatgaatattatataatttcctggcgttaacaggcgctgccgttaacggcgtctggtgtgaacccggaccgaaacccggattccggattctccctccctccgtctcctactcagattgatttattattaaaataataatgctgcaatctgattagtccgccacaggggaacacagcaatcggtagcagaagatctgaactgcatGTTTAGTGGATAGTTTCCcaaaataaccttgtttgacgttcactttcccaaactaacctaatttgtttattcattctcaaactaacctggtttactattcaaactcaattttttttatttatttattctttttacatttaaaatttattatatataaaactaaattatttatattttgatatataatttaaattattattttcataaatttaattatttatattttgatatataatttaaatttgaatattttttataaatttgattatttatattttaatatatatatatatatatatatttacattttaattattatttatatatataataaatattccctttaacattctaataaataattgataaatactaataaatttaaaatattttaattataataatataataattatatattcataaaaacgtttttaaatttatcaattatttattaaatataataatatttttaattaatattttagccctagaaatatgataatctttttattatatttaataaataattgtaaatttaaaaacgcgaatatttaattattatattgttatggttaaaatattttaaatttattagtatccaacaattatttattagaattatttaatatttattacattatataaataataattgaaatatatatatatatatatatatatattaaaatacaaataatcaaatttataaaaaataattatatttaaattatatatcaaaatataaataatctagtttatataaataataatttaaaatatatattaaaatataaactttatatataataaaatttttatgtaaaaaaaagaaataaataaataaaattgagttcCCAAGTAAAATaagttagtttgggaatgaatgaacaaactaggttagtttgggaagaTGGACGCCAAACAAAATTTGGTTGGGAAACCGTTCCATGTTTAGTACAGTAAACTCCATgctcaacaatttttttaagttagaatacttaattttgtttttaaaaaaaaattagatttttaaaaaaaataaagttcagtttaattttttttccttttctcaaTTATAAGTGTGGTTTCATTACAATTTTGTTGTTCATATCCTTtctcatatatttaatatataattatattatataagtaaaataaaattatttatatatatatatatatatatatatatatatatatatatattaataagaaaaaatataaaattttaaaagaataaattaaaaaatgttaaacaaataataactaataaatataaaaaataacatattttctaAACTTAgtattatatgttaattaaatattaatctaataaatatgttaagagaaataaatttaataataataataatagaataataaacattaaagtaatttataataaataaattatttaatagttagTGTAGACATCCACCTTCCACACctagttatataattttaatatattaaataatcttaaaataaaattatttacgagaaaaaaaaaagtgatttaattattaaatataatagtacttcaaaataatttcaccttcattaatattattgacttatttttgttttgctttTGTTTTGCTTTAAATAGGCCTAGGTACAGTTACCCAGACCCTAGGAATAccaaataagtaaataacactaCGGCCTCGTTTGATGAATGGGTTTTTGGAataaaactcagtttttatcctaaaactcaaatattttatcaaccatcaaatcaaataattttatcatttaaataccaaaactaccctctaattttatattctctaaaccatcattctctcacctacATCATATCTTCTAAAGTCAAAAAGCaaattagtctttaaattttaaaaacaagttttttcctacattttatcaaacaaggattttttggataaaacacAGACAAAATCCAAAAAACCACTTCCTCAAACTAGGCCTACCTTTCTTTCCCGGATGGACAACATGAGCATACCAGAACCCCTCTTTCCTTCCGGCTCCCCTTTATTCTTCTACAACATGTTCTTCTCTTCATAAAACAAAGAcagatatctatatatatacaataatgcttaatttttaaaatgtccgaattgtggatcgagagctgtgcttaagagtaaattgatacttgggtcggattgtggattgacccgccatTAAAATTTTaccctaatatttttttcacaattttttatattattgttagggATACATGTTAATGATTgaggttattaaaaaaaacaaatctgcatccttgagatttgagtgaaaagaaaaagaaaaagaaaaagaaaaagaaaaagaaaagagtcAGGCTAAAGAGagaattttcttgtttttttcaTAGAAAAGGCCATATATAACCATTGCCATATcagcattttttttatttttttcatagaaAAGGCCATATATAACCATTGCCATGTcagcattttttaatatttttttaatagaaaaggCCACATATACATTGCCATGTCAGCAATTCCAAATCAAATCAGCCACGGCAGTTGAAATGTGTAGTATAGATGAGTAAAGATTCAAACTCGAATAATTTTTCCTTCTTCCCATTAAATAGAATCGAAAACCAGAAAATCCAATCAAACCCACATCAGAATGAAAGCACAACAGCAAAAGATGGAAGCTTTTTATTCATGGCCGGTCATATGAGCTGAGAAATGGTCGGTGATATATGGcggattgaagaagaagaagacttttttaaattgaaacatAAGCAAAAGCAAGTCTAAACCcaacaaactttattttaacataattattaagtACCCATCACTCAGTTCAAACTTCAAACGGCCAGGAAGGATTCGATCAATTACCAACTTCAACCTCCTCAAAGCCACTCTCAATGGAAGCTTTAATAGCATCAAGAACCAGCTGAGTCTTCCTACTGTAAATCGGCCATTTCTTCTCAGGCTTCGAACCGTTTTTCACAGCCGCAACCAACCGAGAGATCTCACACACCATACGCACTTCCTGCGGAAGCCCGGTCGTGACAATATGCTCGCTAGGAACCGGCTCACATCCCGTCATTAACTCCTTAAATCCACTTCCCGACACAACCGTAAATGAAGCCTTCTCCTCTTCAAAGGGAATCACAAAGTCATTCACATGCAAATTACCTTTCGTTCCGAGTGCAGTTATGTCCGATGTCAAATTGGACAGGAATGAACAGTAGAAGCTAGCCACTTTCCCGTCTTCCCAATACAACGAAGCTCCGCAAGCTATGATCACGCCTGCTTCATTGATAACAGGTTTCTTCGAGGCTATGACTGTTTTAGGAAGCTCAAAGTTTGTCGTCCATAGAACAGCCCTCGTACAGTACCAACCGATGTCTCCAAGAGCACCGAGACCATCAAGATCTGGCTTCACTCGGATATCGTTTTTCAGGAAATCCGGTTTTACCGCGAATGTGAAGAAGCTATGTACCTGTTGCAAGTAATTAGTAAATTAGATATTACTGAAAGTCTGAAATGAAATCATCACTCAATCATAATTCgttataatcaattttttgtTACCGTCTTAAGCTGACCAAAACGCAGGGGATCGTCGAGGAACTGTCTCATCTTAGCAGTGCGAGGATTATGCACCCACATGGTAGCATCCATGAACTGAACGCCGTTTTCTTGGCAGGCTTCCAGAATGAGGTCGAGTTCCTTAACATTAAGAGCGACCGGTTTCTAGAGGAGGATGTGCTTCTTCTTCTGTGCGGCGAGGACTGCCCAGCGTACATGCAGACTTGTCGGAAGAGGAATGTAGACGACGTCCACATCTGGATCGTTTAGGACGGCTTCGTAAGTTCCGTAAGCCTTGGCGCCGGCGGGGAAACTGTTATCGGAGGCGAATAAGGTTGCCTTCTCCTGCGATCGGCTGCCGACGGCGTGGATTACTGCGCCTGGAGCAATGTTTATGGCCCTAGATAGCTTGCGTGCTATGTCAGCACATCCTAAGATACCGAATCGGATGGGATTTTCCGCCATGGATGAAGCTTAGCTTAGTTTAGACAAGAAAGTTTGGTAGAAATGAAGTCGTTATaagcttatttatataattgtgatttttgtaatatttcatcttattttaaattagtttctttaaatataaaatcttgtaatcatttattttttatttgtgtatttTGTTGGAAACTGTAATAGAAAACATTGTATGTAATAATAATGGCATGGCAATAATATCTAGAAGACTCTTCCAATTtgattatttctttttgtaCAACAGAAAATAATGGAGAAAGTTGTTGACTGGGTCAAAGAGTTTATTGTTTCTTTATGTACTCCATATATTTGGTAAggtatttgtatattttttcttacttttatttattttctagtgtcatattttttttattttttttaaatatttttaatatgcaatgaatattaaaataaacaaatatttatttcacaTTTGGAAACATTATtagaaaaatgttaatatatacatatgtattttgtgttttaaaaaatgtacATATTAATCTTGTGTTTATTTAGGGACAAATTTTGTATGACCAATGTTGATATGgtagtataatattatttagagatgacaatatgttattaaatgaaaatgaatctGATTTCgattttcatattattgaaatttgttttaaaaattaagaagaacTAGTATGAGACATCATAATATTAATGActccttaattttatttaaaatatttttagattaaatCAGTTACAATATTTTGATATCTTAAGTTGATTTTTACCACTAAACTAACTTGGTGAAGTTTAAtgaatttttctttcaaattagcaataaaaaaatctataaactctttttttttttttcttaactcTACAACTATTAagatataaagagaaaatttagggaagagaatgaaaaacaataaagatgagaaaagataaaaatatatatataatgttattttttcagCAAATCAAATAACTACTCTATAAAATTTCTATCTcttaattatttctattattattattattattattgttattgttattgttattgttattgttattgtcgTCGCATCAATTTTGGTTATAGAATATTTGGAGGTAAACACATTACTTTTTCAAATATggaataaattgtatttttttaaaatatacggTAATAAAgtgttttatcatttatttatacatatatatataattttatttatttttaaatatatataggaatAAAATTCATATCCTAAGataagatttaatatatttgatgatagaaaagagagaaaggaagacaagattgaattgaattgttcGGTATGGGTTTTCTTaaagtaaacaaaaaaatattagtttgttCTAAAACTGGGATTCTATCTTCctaaattaaattgataaaatctttatcacacttttttttttctttttttattcttctagTAGTCAAGAATGTgtaattaattgatatattagccttaaaacatcaaaatttgagtaacattagatttaaaaaaaaaatggaatgagattaaaaaaatatgaaaatgattgatatttaaataattattgataatgtttagctttgttaaaaagtttattaacgtgattattatttatgatatttgatttgcttataataaaaatcataatttgtttatatgaataaaatttattttgatcattcATAATTTACATCACTATGTTTTGACGAttgattttgatataaaaaaattacttgtattaaaatttattaaaccagaattattaaaattataaaatacaaatttaaaaaatatatgaatatatgataTGTTCATGTGAATAAAGTGTAGATATTTGTTGAGagttacataaataaaatgatgagaactaatatataaagataaaataatttaatatgatgaaacaaaatttaagttttaatttgttttctttcatttaaataatttaatagttaaagtTTATTTGCATGCGATGATATGCATGTGATAACGTCAGCATAATGTATAATAAATGATGACGGGCTTCAAGATGAATTTGTTTTCGTtgattatactatatatattattttagtttggtttgtttttcttttataaatgtCTAGTTTGATTCGAACTTAATAAATTGTGTATGGGTGTTTACGTAATAAATTGTTATAGTAACTTTGCGTAATAAActtactaaaaatattataatcaaacacacgaTTTGcgtttaaacttaattttctctctaccttCCTTCTCAGtgtttaagattataatctcaacgatttttttctttctcatcattttcaaattattttattcattctctcttatttatttaatctttttctaatcattttatttattctcttatctattctatatatttataatatttttatatatttatataaaattattataataaaaaacatacatttaatatatttttatttataatatatatatattttaatatataaaataattatgcaaaatataaaatatagatacattgtaattttttatttataattatagtttcaGAAATCAACTtagtcttaattaattattgaaaattacaTATTTCAATTGAAATGAATCAAACTTAATCGAAATGGATGATAATACGAAAAAAGTGAGagtttaaaaatgaaatgaaaattaaaaaaattgagtagGAGAGGAATGTCGAAagtgaaaaattatatatataataataataataaattactttctttattcatatcatttattttaaaatatattaatttttaatttaagtcatttattaatatttaaaattatatattaataaaaatttatagatattaatatattaatataatttattttcaaatatatactattttttaatttaaatcatttattaatatttaaaattaaattaattaatatatataaccttatatatatatatatatataatattaattattaaataatattataaatataaaaaataaataagctagCGTATAAGTTGAATAAAAAATACTCAAGTTTAACGATTAAATAAGTTGAGATCATATCAAACGTACTTCAGAATAAGTTGAATAACTGGCGTCAATAAGCTGAATGAAACTAACCTAAAAACTTTCCATTGataaataatttctattttaaattttatatttaaaatatatttattttagtgtattatcattttaaaatcttaaaaaaaaaataattaatgtgtttttatgACGTACTTagtaagtgattttttttatttaggaatgtgaaataaaatttgagttatttaattaatgaatttaattccataatattgatttgattttctAAATTGAGAAGGTATGGAttacatttattaaattgaaaattttaagaaacTATAGAGCAATGTCACATTtatacctaataataataataaccctAATGACTTAATGAtataggttatttaaaaaattatgaaaataaaaatggtggggatgattttgagaaaggaatgatttttttggataaaaaaatttaaaatttattaatatataattaaaataaaaagtattttagtatttttgttaataaattgagtTATGTAATAGATGAAAGAgcgaatgaaatgatatttgatttgtttcaaACTGAATAAGTCTAAGGGTGTGTTCGaattggggttatttgaataacttataaaaaaaaatgattggtgataattttaagaaattaatgatttttttaattaaaatatttaaagagtaatgatatataaatataataaaaattaataatttaaaataaattatattttaattttttttattaatgatataagtgatataattaataacatgtGAGACGAAATGAGgttgaattgtttgaataagttaaataacttaaccgatataattatttattacttgATTTTGATTTGACTTGATTATTATAGTGTATTATCACTTACTTATTCTTAACttaataactttaaataatattttaattattatgttttaatatcttatttattttagaattctaTTATCTAGAAAGCACAATGAActtagaattaaaaataaatgttcttGTTGCGTTGTTtcttatttttacatatttgttTTCATTCAAAATTACTGAAAAAACTTGTATTCGTGgatgataaaatattatggaGGAGtactatcaataatatattaagtacTTCATTCTAGATTATTCTAATTATGTTCATAATTAGCCCGTAATCAACTTCTTCTTATATTATGTCTTCTTCCTTTTATTCTTTTGTAAGATTATGCATTTTATCTCAACAGATAgtctaatatttaaatattttgttagtttaattaattttaagaatattaacatttcttttatatatatatatatatatatatatatatatatatatatatatatatatatatatatatatatatatatatatatatatatataatttttaaagtgtccggattaccgggtcgagagctgtgtttaatttggatacttggttcggattgtgggttgactcgctcataaacttaaaacggttaaaaataaaataaaaaatgctagaggtatgtttcgaacttacaacctaacaaaataagtacaactttttaaccaactaggctactaagactctatatttttaattcaataccaaatttgatgaacgcgagacgttttaacattaatataagttcaactttttaactaattaatatatatatatatatatataatgatacttaatttttaaagtgtccggattgccgggtcgagagttgtggttaatttggatacttgggtcggattgtgggttgacccactcataaacttaaatcagttaaaaataaaattaaaaatactagaggtatgtttcgaacttgcaacctaacaagaacaagtacaaccctttaaccaactaggctactacaactttatattttaaattcaacaccaaatttgatgaacgcgggacgttttaacattaatataagttcaattttttaactaactaactaaactatatatatataatgatacttaatttttaaagtgtccggattgccgggtcgagagctgtggttaatttggatacttgagtcggattgtggattgacccttccataaacttaaaatggttaaaaataaaattaaaaatgctagaggtatgttttgaacctgcaacctaacaaaacaagtacaaccctttaaccaataggctactaagactttatattttaaattcaacacaaaatttgatgagcgcgggacgttttaacattaatataagttcaactttttaactaactaatctatatatatatatataatgatgctgaGTAAATGGagacttgggtcggattgtgggttgacccacccataaacttaaaacggttaaaaataaaattaaaaatgttatccgtaattttttttcaagtttttttatattattactcgtgcaaatgcacgggttAAATGCTAGTTGagataagtaattaatttaattaattactagtTTATATTAAtgacttttattttcttatttataattgcagatttaacatttataattaaagtttattcattgtatttaaaatataacataagTTCAAGGACTAGTTACATTTTATAACATGAGGATGGGATATGTCCCGATCCCCAATTCTCATTGTAATACAGACGTTTTGGTTTTCATCAATAACAAACAATaattcttcatatttctttattgAATTCTTGCTTTTTGATTAAAGTTCAACATGATATCAGAGCAGGAGGCGATCATGCATCTTCAAGAACCTTCAGTATGTGATAATCCATATTATTTCGACAACGACGATCTTCTTGATGAGTCAGTGCTTCTCTGAACCCTAATTTCGAAGCTCGTCAAGAACACTTAATTGTTCAGGTTCAAGTTCCATTTCAAGTTCATGTTCAAGTTTTTCCACCATTGGCACCATTGAAGCGAGATTGCACATATCCTCTTTATGTTCATCCTTGCGATATTCTAGGAGCAATATTGACTCACAGAGTTTTGACCACCATAACTACTTCGAATGGTCTAATAGCATGCAAATGTCACTTACTTCGAAAATGAAAATGTGTTACATTGATGGATCATTCATAGTTTCGCTTGCACCTCAAGATGCAATTCGCTGGAAAATGATTTAATGCAATGGTCCTATCATGAATAATGAACACAATCgataaaaagaagagaattcaCTTTTAGAGCACAACTACCTCTTTAGAGCTATGGAATGAAGTGAAGGCGAGGTATCAAGGTAACAATGGTCCAACCTTGTATCGAGTCAAAAAGAATATATGTACAGAAAAGCAGGACAATCTTGATTTAGAAGAATAATCTAAGGTACGTCTAAACTGCGATGAATTGTTACATCTTGAACTACAGTCTAAACTGGGATGAATTGTTACATCTTGAACCGCATCAGGTATGCTCTTGTGATAAATCCCAAATTGAAAATTGTGTGGGATACAAACTGGAAAAACAAGTTTTGACTAGATATAAAAATCATAATGTGTTGTTGTTCTTGATGGGTCTAGATGATTCTCATGAGAATCTAAAGGATATTATTCTTGTTATGGATCCTTTACCGAGTGTATATAAGGCTTTCAATATGTTCTTGAATGTTGAATCAAAGAATTTGATAAATCGACAACATCAACAATCCAACTTACAATCTTCCATGACAGTAAGAGATTTCAAAAAAGGTAGTTCAAAAAGattcaaattaaatgatggTATGGCCTACAACAATGACAAAAGAAGAAATCTCTCATGTACTTACTAT
This is a stretch of genomic DNA from Impatiens glandulifera chromosome 4, dImpGla2.1, whole genome shotgun sequence. It encodes these proteins:
- the LOC124936588 gene encoding uncharacterized oxidoreductase At4g09670-like: MDATMWVHNPRTAKMRQFLDDPLRFGQLKTVHSFFTFAVKPDFLKNDIRVKPDLDGLGALGDIGWYCTRAVLWTTNFELPKTVIASKKPVINEAGVIIACGASLYWEDGKVASFYCSFLSNLTSDITALGTKGNLHVNDFVIPFEEEKASFTVVSGSGFKELMTGCEPVPSEHIVTTGLPQEVRMVCEISRLVAAVKNGSKPEKKWPIYSRKTQLVLDAIKASIESGFEEVEVGN
- the LOC124936589 gene encoding uncharacterized oxidoreductase At4g09670-like, which gives rise to MAENPIRFGILGCADIARKLSRAINIAPGAVIHAVGSRSQEKATLFASDNSFPAGAKAYGTYEAVLNDPDVDVVYIPLPTSLHVRWAVLAAQKKKHILL